The segment GCTCCAGCGCCGACTGGATCCACGACTTCAACAGCCGCCTGGCCGGCCTCACCGACCACGGCGCCCTCCAGGGTGCCTACGGTCCGCGCCTGCGGCGCTGGCATGGGCAGTTGGACCAGCTCGACTACGTGCGCCGCCAGCTGACCCGGGACAACGAGAGCCGCCGCGCCGTCGTCCAGATCTTCGACCCCGGCCGCGACACTGCCGGCCACAAGGACGTGCCCTGCACCCTCGGATACCGCTTCTACCTGCGGGAGGGCCGCCTGGAGATGCACACCAGCATGCGGAGCCAGGACGTGTGGCTCGGCCTGCCGTACGACCTGATCACCACCACCGTCCTGCACGAGCTGATGGCCGGATGGCTCGGCGCCGAGGTCGGCGACTACCACCATCACGTCGACTCCCTGCACCTGTACGCCCAGCACCAGGACACGGCCTGGAGCCTCGCCGCCGACGCGCCCGCCTCACCCGCGTGGCAGCCGCTCGGCATCCCGTGGGATGACTTCGACCTGATGCTGAAGCAGGTCACGGTGGGTGAGGCCGTCGGCCACCCGGTCTGGGACGGCTTCGCCGCCGTCCTGGCGAGCTACCGGCTGTGGAAGGCCGGTCGCCGCGACGAGGCCCGTGCCAGGGCCGCCGAGGCGACCGGGCCGCTGCCCGAGACCCTGGCGCTCTGGTACGACCAGCGCGAGCAGAGGATCCCGCTCGCGGCCATGCCCATCCCGGCGATCCCAGTGAAGAGGTGACCAACGTGGCCGCGAACCGCAACATCGTGCTGGGCCTGTGCTCCTACACCCACGACTCTGCCGCCGCCCTGCTCGTCGACGGCCGACTCGTCGGCTTCGTCGAGGAAGAGAGGCTCAGCGCCGTCAAGCACGACAAGAGCTACCCGGCCAAGGCCGTGGAGTGGCTCCTCGACGAAGCGGGCCTGACCATCGCCGACATCGGCACCGTCGCGTACAACTTCACCCCGCACCACTACCTCCGGGCAATCCCCTCCGCCCTCGCTCACACCCTGCGACCGGCGACGGCCGCCAGGGCCCTGCCCCGGGCCCGCTCGTTCACCCAGGTCGCCGCCAACACCCGCCGACGCCTTGCCCGCCTGGCCGACATCTTCCCGGACGCCGAGGTGCAGCCCGTCCTGCACCACCGCGCCCACGGGCTGTACGCCTTCGCCGCCTCCGGCTACGAGGAGGCCGCCATCCTGGTGGTGGACAGCCTCGGCGAGACCCAGACCACCACCATCGGCCATGCGCGGCAGAGCGCGGCCGGCTGCTCATACCGGATCGTCCACGCGCTCGACGACCCCGCTTCCCTCGGCTACCTGTACGGCGCCGTCACCGAGCATCTCGGCTGGCGGCGCGGGGACGAGGAGGGCACCGTCATGGCGTTGGCCGCCCTCGGCGACCCGAAGCGGTTCCGCTCGCTGTTCGCCAAGGCCGTCCGGCTCACCACCAACGGCTTCGCCCTCGATCACCGGCTGATCGGCCTGCGGGTCATGGACCGCCGCTACCCGCGGCTGACCGCAGCCTTCACCGCGCTCACCTGCCCGCCCCGCCGACCGGAAGAGGAAGTCGCCCCGGTCCACGCCGACCTCGCCGCCGCTCTCCAGGAACGCACCGAGCAGGTGATGCTGCACCTGGCGCGGATCGCCCGCGAACGCACGAGTGCCCGGCTGCTGTGCGTGGGCGGCGGGGTGGCGATGAACTGCGTCAGCATCGGGAAGATCATCGCCTCCGGGCTGTTCGACGAGGTCGCCGTGCCGCCCGCGCCCGGTGACTCCGGCACCGCGATCGGCGCCGCTGCTACGGTCCACCTCGACCGGCACGGTGACCTCCCGACCGGGCTGGCGCGGGCCTGCTACCTCGGCCCGTCCTTCCCCGGCCTGGAGCTGCCGGCCGAGCCACGGCCGGGGATGACCGCCCAGCGCCTGGACGACCCGGTCGGCTTCGCGGCCCGCGAGCTGGCCAAGGGCACGATCATCGGCCTGTTCCAGGGTGAGCTGGAGGCAGGCCCGCGTGCTCTCGGGCACCGTTCGATCCTCGCCTCGCCGCTGCGGCCCGGCGTCGCCGACCGGCTCAACGCCACGGTGAAGTTCCGCGAGCCGTTCCGGCCGTTCGCCCCCGTGGTCCTGGCCGACAAGGCGGCGGACTACTTCACCCTCGGCCAAGAGGCCCCGTTCATGTCCATGGCCTCCCCGGTCACCGACCTGGCCCGCCAGGCGATCCCGGCCATCGTCCACGCCAACGGCACTGCCCGGGTGCAGACTCTCTCGCCCAGGGACAACCCGCTCCTGGCCGACATCCTGACCGCCTTCGCCGAGATCACCGACGTGCCGGTCCTGATCAACACCTCCCTGAACGTGAAGGGCAAGCCGATCTGCGGCACCCCGAAGATGGCGCTGGACTGCCTGGCCGAGTCCGGGCTGGACGCGCTCCTCATCGAGGACTGGTGGGTGACCAAGGCATGAGGATCGGCTACAGCCACTGGGGCTTCCTCGGCTCCGGGATCACCGACACCCCCGACGGCGGGCGAAGCCACCGCCGCACCCTGGTGGACGGCCTGATCGCCGCCGGACACGAGATCGTCTTCCTCCAGACCAACCGCGATCTCGCCGAGGCCGGCACCGACCTCACCGCCACCTACCGATGGGACGGCGGCCTGCCCGAGATCGACGCTCTGTTCCTGGAGTGGCGCTGGCCGATCCCCGGCCGCAACACCACCGCCTGCGGCACCGAGGGGCACACCTGCGACCTGCACCGGCAGCAGGAACTCCTCGACCACTACACCCACCGGCTCACCGTCCGCACAGTGCTGTGGGACAAGGACCAGCAGCTGCCCGCCGACGATCCGCTGCGGACTGTTCGGCACCTGCAGGTGTGCGAGCCGGCCCTGTACCCGTCACCCGGGGCGGCCAGCCTGCTCTTCCCTGTCGCCGACGATGTCCTCGACCGGGCCTACCCGGCCGTCCTCGCGGCCGAGAAGCGCCTGCTGCCACTCGTCTACATCGGCAACCAGTACGACCGCGACACCGCCTTCGAGGAGTTCTTCGCCCCGGCCGCCGCCCAACTGCCTCACCGGGTGGCCGGGAAGTGGAACAGCACCGCCCGCTGGCCAGAGGTGAACTTCACCGGCCGTATCCCCTTCGACGAGGTCACCCCCACCTACCGCTCCGCCGTGGCCACCGTGCTCCTCGCCCCGGACCGGTACGCGAGGACCGGCCAGTTCACCCAGCGGCTCTTCGAGGCCGTCCTCGCCGGCTGTCTGCCTCTGGCCCCGCGCACCCTGCGGGCAGCCGAGACGGTCGTCCCGCGCGAGCTGGTCGTCACGAGCGCGGCCGACGTCGTGGCCACCGTCACCGCGCTCGCCCGGATCGCGGGCAGCCAGGCCCACGCCGACCTGATCGCCCGCTGCATCGACCGGCTCGACCCGTTCCGCCTCACCCGCCAGCTCCGCACCCTCACCGCCGCGCTGGCCGGCACAGCCATCCCGCCCCTGCTGCTCGAAGGAGGCCGCGCATGACCACGCTGGAGATCTCGCCCGAGTGGCCCGAAGAAGTCCGGGTCCGAGCCACCGCACGGCTCGCTAGCCTGTAGCGGCATGGACAGGATCGCCATCATGGGCTGCGGCGGCAGCGGCAAGACCGTCGTCGGACGCCGGCTCGCCGAACTGATCAATGCCCCTCTGACCCACCTCGACGGCGTCTACTACGACGCCGACTGGAACCCGCTGCCGCAGGAGAAGTTCGCTGCTCTCCAGGAGGAACTCGTCGCCCGGCCCCGCTGGGTGATCGACGGGAACTACGCCTCCACCCTCCCGATCCGCCTCAAGCGGGCCGACACCGTCGTCTTCCTCGACATCCCCCCGATCATCTGTCTGCTCGGCATCCTGCAGCGACGCTGGCGCTACCGCGGCGGACAGCACACCTCCCAGGGCGTCTTCGACCGCATCACCTGGGGCTTCATCCGCTACATCCTCGGCTACCGGCGCCAGATGCGGCCCAAGGTCCGCGCGCTGATCGCCGAGCACGCCGGCCACGCCCGCGTCGTCACCCTCACCAGCCGCCGGGCCGCCCGCCGCTTCGTCGCCGCCGTCCCTCCACAGACATGACCTGACCCACTTCGCACCGGGAAGGCTCCACCTGTCCATGACCGCCAACCCGTTCCTCGACACCGACCGCGTCCGCCACGACCTGTACGCCGACGCGGGCCGCATCGCCCAGCGCACCGGCGCGCTGTCCCGCGCCAAGACCGCCGGTCCCCACCCCGCCACCGTCATCGCCGACCTCGCCGCCACCGGGCTGCGCGGTACCGTCCTCGACATCGGCTGCGGGCGCGGCACGACCACGCTCGCCCTGGCCGAGCGGCTCGACCCGCCGAGGCTCATCGCCTTCGACCAGTCCACCGCCCTCCTCGCCGAGGCCCGGAGCCGGCTCACCGGCCGCCTGGGCGTGGAGTTCCTGCGCGGCGACTTCCATGCCATCGACCTGCCCAACTCCTCCGTGGCCGTCGCGGTGGCCGCGTTCTGCCTCTACCACTCGCCCCGGCCGGCGGCAGTGATCGCCGAGATCGCCCGCTGCCTGGCGCCCGGCGGGCTGTCGATCACGGTCACCAAGTCGCCCGACAGCTACCGCACGCTGGACGAGGTGATCGCCGCCAGCGGCCTCGACCCCGAGGCCACCAGCCGGCCGAGCCTGTACGAGACCTTCCACAGCCACAATCAGGCCGAGACCGTCGCCGCCTGCCTCGATGTGCAGCAGGTCGTCCACCACGAACACCGCTTCCGCTTCGCCGACGCCGACCACATCGCGGAGTACGCGGCCACCAACCCGAAGTACCAACTCGGTGGTGGCGTCGAGGAGATCGCCCGCCGGCTTCGGGAGACCGTCGGCAACGGCTCGCTGGAGACCACCTCCACCGTCACCTACGTCGTGGCCACCCGCCGATGAAGACCTTCACCAAGACGTACCTGAGCGCCCAGGCCCAGCAGCAATCCCTGGCCCACCACCGGTGGATCGCCCGTACAAACCCCGACGTGCGCATCCCCCGGATCGTCCAAGTCCGCCCCACCGAGATCGACTTCGAGCACCTCGAAGGACGGCACGGCGGTCCCGACGACCTGGTGGCCCTGGCCAACCTCCTCGGACACCAGCACACATCCGCTCACACCCGCGAGCTGCACGCAGCCCGCCTCGACACGCCGCACACCCACGACACCATCACCATCACCGGCTTCGCCGACGGCCGCCGCGAACGCCTCCACCGACTCCTGGCCTCCGGCACCGTGCCGGAGCCGGCCCTGACGCCCGAGGCCGCCGACGACTGGCTGAAGCAGGCCGCGATCATGCCGGCCGCCTTCTACAAGGACTCCAACCCGCGCAACTTCCTCATCGCCGACGCCGATGTGGCCGTCATCGACTTCGACTCCCTCACCCTCGCGCCATTCGGCTACGACCTCGCCAAGCTCGTCGTCAGCACCGCCATGACCACCGGCCCGCTGCCCGAGGACGCCATCCGCCGGGCCGTGGACGCCTACAACCATCACCCCCGCCAGCGCGGCCTGCCCGGATGCTCCTGGCGCGAGTTCGCCGCGTGGTGCGAGTTCCACCACGTCCTCACCACGCCCTATCTCGGCACCAACGGCTACCGGTTCAGCTGGCACACCACCAGGCCGTCCTGGACCACCGACGTCCTCCGGTACCTCGACAAGGAGTCCGCACCGTGACGCACAACAGCGTGATGAACAGCCGGAACTCGGTCTGCGTGATCGTCCACGACAAGAGCACCGACACGATCGCCGCCGTGCACTACGCCGCCCGCAACTGGTCCCCGCACCCCGCCTGGACCGTCCCCGGCGGCAAGGCGGAGCCGGGCGAAGCCCTCGACGAGGCCGCCGCCCGCGAACTCAAGGAGGAGACCGGCCTGCTCGTCGACCCGGCGGACCTCGAACTCGTCCACGTCATCCACGTCGAACAGGGCTGGGACCAGGAAGGCCAGTTCGTCCTCTTCGTCTTCGCCACCGACAAGTGGACCGGCGAGCTCACCAACACCGAACCCGACAAGCACCTGACCGCCCGCTGGGTTCCCGCCGGCCACCTCCCCGAGCCGGCCTTCCCCACCGCCGTCCAGGCGCTCACCGCCTACCGCGCTGGCGGTCCCGCATTCTCGCGCTACGGCTGGGAGTCGGCAGCGGCATGACGGCGTGGTTGGGTGGGCTCGTCGAGAATGCTCCTCGACGAGCCCACCCAGCCGTGCCCGCCGAGGAACTGGCCACCGAGCAGATCCGCTGTCACTTCATCCGTCGACACCCGGCGACCACCTCGG is part of the Kitasatospora setae KM-6054 genome and harbors:
- a CDS encoding thymidylate synthase, translating into MFVTTADSANALFTRAGKAILSQGRSVAPRGMATAELMGAYLKLTNPAARMVHLGPYRVLNPAFAAAETVWILSGSSADWIHDFNSRLAGLTDHGALQGAYGPRLRRWHGQLDQLDYVRRQLTRDNESRRAVVQIFDPGRDTAGHKDVPCTLGYRFYLREGRLEMHTSMRSQDVWLGLPYDLITTTVLHELMAGWLGAEVGDYHHHVDSLHLYAQHQDTAWSLAADAPASPAWQPLGIPWDDFDLMLKQVTVGEAVGHPVWDGFAAVLASYRLWKAGRRDEARARAAEATGPLPETLALWYDQREQRIPLAAMPIPAIPVKR
- a CDS encoding carbamoyltransferase family protein, with product MAANRNIVLGLCSYTHDSAAALLVDGRLVGFVEEERLSAVKHDKSYPAKAVEWLLDEAGLTIADIGTVAYNFTPHHYLRAIPSALAHTLRPATAARALPRARSFTQVAANTRRRLARLADIFPDAEVQPVLHHRAHGLYAFAASGYEEAAILVVDSLGETQTTTIGHARQSAAGCSYRIVHALDDPASLGYLYGAVTEHLGWRRGDEEGTVMALAALGDPKRFRSLFAKAVRLTTNGFALDHRLIGLRVMDRRYPRLTAAFTALTCPPRRPEEEVAPVHADLAAALQERTEQVMLHLARIARERTSARLLCVGGGVAMNCVSIGKIIASGLFDEVAVPPAPGDSGTAIGAAATVHLDRHGDLPTGLARACYLGPSFPGLELPAEPRPGMTAQRLDDPVGFAARELAKGTIIGLFQGELEAGPRALGHRSILASPLRPGVADRLNATVKFREPFRPFAPVVLADKAADYFTLGQEAPFMSMASPVTDLARQAIPAIVHANGTARVQTLSPRDNPLLADILTAFAEITDVPVLINTSLNVKGKPICGTPKMALDCLAESGLDALLIEDWWVTKA
- a CDS encoding glycosyltransferase family protein, which produces MRIGYSHWGFLGSGITDTPDGGRSHRRTLVDGLIAAGHEIVFLQTNRDLAEAGTDLTATYRWDGGLPEIDALFLEWRWPIPGRNTTACGTEGHTCDLHRQQELLDHYTHRLTVRTVLWDKDQQLPADDPLRTVRHLQVCEPALYPSPGAASLLFPVADDVLDRAYPAVLAAEKRLLPLVYIGNQYDRDTAFEEFFAPAAAQLPHRVAGKWNSTARWPEVNFTGRIPFDEVTPTYRSAVATVLLAPDRYARTGQFTQRLFEAVLAGCLPLAPRTLRAAETVVPRELVVTSAADVVATVTALARIAGSQAHADLIARCIDRLDPFRLTRQLRTLTAALAGTAIPPLLLEGGRA
- a CDS encoding P-loop NTPase family protein, giving the protein MDRIAIMGCGGSGKTVVGRRLAELINAPLTHLDGVYYDADWNPLPQEKFAALQEELVARPRWVIDGNYASTLPIRLKRADTVVFLDIPPIICLLGILQRRWRYRGGQHTSQGVFDRITWGFIRYILGYRRQMRPKVRALIAEHAGHARVVTLTSRRAARRFVAAVPPQT
- a CDS encoding class I SAM-dependent methyltransferase, whose product is MTANPFLDTDRVRHDLYADAGRIAQRTGALSRAKTAGPHPATVIADLAATGLRGTVLDIGCGRGTTTLALAERLDPPRLIAFDQSTALLAEARSRLTGRLGVEFLRGDFHAIDLPNSSVAVAVAAFCLYHSPRPAAVIAEIARCLAPGGLSITVTKSPDSYRTLDEVIAASGLDPEATSRPSLYETFHSHNQAETVAACLDVQQVVHHEHRFRFADADHIAEYAATNPKYQLGGGVEEIARRLRETVGNGSLETTSTVTYVVATRR
- a CDS encoding phosphotransferase, with the protein product MKTFTKTYLSAQAQQQSLAHHRWIARTNPDVRIPRIVQVRPTEIDFEHLEGRHGGPDDLVALANLLGHQHTSAHTRELHAARLDTPHTHDTITITGFADGRRERLHRLLASGTVPEPALTPEAADDWLKQAAIMPAAFYKDSNPRNFLIADADVAVIDFDSLTLAPFGYDLAKLVVSTAMTTGPLPEDAIRRAVDAYNHHPRQRGLPGCSWREFAAWCEFHHVLTTPYLGTNGYRFSWHTTRPSWTTDVLRYLDKESAP
- a CDS encoding NUDIX domain-containing protein, with the protein product MTHNSVMNSRNSVCVIVHDKSTDTIAAVHYAARNWSPHPAWTVPGGKAEPGEALDEAAARELKEETGLLVDPADLELVHVIHVEQGWDQEGQFVLFVFATDKWTGELTNTEPDKHLTARWVPAGHLPEPAFPTAVQALTAYRAGGPAFSRYGWESAAA